The Fulvivirga ligni genome window below encodes:
- a CDS encoding ABC transporter ATP-binding protein, giving the protein MKISIEKLGKRYQNEWIFRNFNYTFYQGKGYALTGHNGSGKSTLLKIISGYHLFTEGQISYFSEQSDNEIPIDSVFEHFTVATPYMELIEDFTLAEHLDFHFKFRKITDNISPKEIMEIAWLSNSAHKYIKNFSSGMKQRLKLALTFYTKSDYVLLDEPTSNLDAQGIDWYHAEIEKIASSDKTLIIASNQLEEYEKYCPEVINLTEIKPSN; this is encoded by the coding sequence ATGAAAATATCCATCGAAAAGCTTGGTAAGCGCTACCAAAACGAATGGATATTTCGAAACTTCAACTATACCTTTTATCAGGGCAAAGGATATGCACTTACCGGACACAATGGTAGCGGTAAGTCTACCCTTTTAAAAATCATTAGTGGATATCATTTATTTACTGAAGGCCAAATAAGTTACTTTAGTGAGCAATCGGATAATGAAATTCCTATAGACTCTGTCTTCGAGCATTTCACAGTGGCTACTCCCTACATGGAGCTTATTGAAGATTTCACTCTGGCCGAACACCTTGATTTTCATTTTAAATTCAGGAAGATCACCGATAACATCTCCCCAAAAGAGATAATGGAAATAGCATGGCTTTCAAACTCTGCTCATAAATACATTAAGAATTTTAGTTCGGGAATGAAGCAACGGCTAAAGCTAGCCCTTACCTTTTATACCAAGAGTGACTACGTATTGCTTGATGAACCTACATCTAATCTAGATGCACAAGGAATAGATTGGTATCATGCAGAAATAGAGAAGATTGCAAGTTCAGATAAGACTTTGATCATAGCCAGCAATCAGCTGGAAGAGTACGAAAAATATTGCCCTGAGGTAATAAACCTTACTGAGATTAAGCCATCGAATTAA
- the lpxA gene encoding acyl-ACP--UDP-N-acetylglucosamine O-acyltransferase, producing MNQPLSYIDPQAKIARNVVIEPFSTIHKNVVIEEGSWIGPNVTIFEGARIGKNVKIYPGAVISAIPQDLKFAGEETLTIIGDNTTIRECATINRGTIDKYKTEVGANCLIMAYVHIGHDCIIGNNCILGNATQLAGHVLIDDFVIFGGSCAVQQFTRLGSHAYIGGGSLVRKDVPPYTKAAREPLTYCGINSIGLRRRDFPSEKINEIQEIYRYVFLKGLNNSKALDLVELELPPSKERDEIINFIRNSDRGVMKGYSY from the coding sequence ATGAACCAACCGTTATCATATATAGATCCTCAGGCTAAAATAGCCCGAAACGTAGTAATTGAACCCTTCTCTACTATTCATAAAAATGTAGTAATAGAAGAAGGCTCATGGATAGGCCCTAACGTTACCATCTTTGAGGGAGCCAGAATTGGTAAAAACGTAAAAATTTACCCTGGAGCCGTTATCTCTGCTATACCACAGGATTTAAAATTCGCTGGTGAGGAGACGCTTACTATTATTGGTGATAATACTACTATTAGAGAGTGTGCTACCATCAATAGAGGAACTATAGATAAATACAAGACTGAAGTGGGAGCTAACTGCCTTATCATGGCATACGTTCACATCGGTCATGACTGTATTATTGGAAATAACTGTATACTTGGTAATGCTACTCAGCTAGCTGGCCATGTTTTGATTGATGACTTTGTAATCTTTGGTGGCTCTTGTGCTGTACAGCAATTCACAAGATTAGGATCTCATGCTTATATTGGCGGTGGTTCTTTGGTAAGAAAAGATGTACCTCCTTACACTAAAGCAGCTCGTGAGCCTCTTACATACTGTGGTATTAACTCTATTGGTTTAAGAAGAAGAGACTTTCCTTCGGAAAAAATCAATGAAATACAGGAGATCTACAGATATGTATTCCTAAAAGGTCTAAATAACTCTAAAGCATTAGATTTAGTAGAATTAGAGCTTCCTCCTTCTAAAGAAAGAGATGAAATTATTAATTTCATCAGAAACTCAGATAGAGGAGTAATGAAAGGTTACAGCTATTAA